A window of Phycobacter azelaicus contains these coding sequences:
- a CDS encoding DMT family transporter translates to MTQDRPLLGILLMLGFCILAPLGDAVAKLLGEHMPLGLLIFARFAAQVILLMPLVWMGGRIWRMTGRVLRLTFLRTLLHIGGIGAMFTALKHLPLADAIAIAFVMPFIMLMIGKFILNEEVGLRRILACLVGFVGTLLVIQPSFAAVGLHALWPLAVAVIFALFMMVTRQIAKETDPIGLQAVSGGMACVLLAPMLLIGDAFDIDGLQLVMPDLWISFLMVSIGVLGTGAHLLMTWSLRYAPAATLAPMQYLEIPVATLFGWVIFRELPNTMAAVGIGITVAAGLYVILREQSVARQAAKNPIPQSPA, encoded by the coding sequence ATGACCCAAGATCGACCTCTCCTTGGCATTTTGCTAATGCTCGGTTTCTGCATCCTCGCCCCCTTGGGGGACGCGGTCGCGAAACTCCTGGGCGAGCATATGCCGCTGGGGCTGCTGATTTTTGCACGTTTTGCGGCACAGGTGATCCTGCTGATGCCACTGGTGTGGATGGGAGGACGAATTTGGCGCATGACGGGGCGTGTCTTGCGCCTGACCTTCCTGCGCACGTTGCTGCATATCGGCGGAATTGGAGCGATGTTCACAGCGCTGAAACACCTCCCGCTGGCGGATGCCATCGCAATCGCTTTTGTCATGCCGTTCATCATGCTCATGATCGGCAAATTCATCCTCAATGAGGAAGTTGGCCTGCGTCGCATTCTTGCTTGCCTGGTTGGCTTTGTCGGCACGCTTCTGGTCATTCAGCCAAGCTTTGCGGCGGTCGGCCTGCATGCGCTCTGGCCGTTGGCAGTTGCGGTTATCTTTGCCCTTTTCATGATGGTAACGCGCCAGATCGCGAAGGAGACCGACCCCATCGGCCTACAGGCCGTCTCAGGCGGCATGGCTTGCGTCTTGCTGGCGCCGATGCTGCTGATCGGGGATGCCTTTGACATCGACGGCCTGCAGCTCGTCATGCCGGATCTGTGGATCAGCTTCCTCATGGTCAGCATCGGCGTGCTGGGCACCGGTGCACACCTGTTGATGACATGGAGCCTGCGCTATGCCCCTGCCGCAACCCTGGCCCCGATGCAGTATCTTGAAATCCCTGTGGCAACGCTGTTTGGATGGGTGATCTTCAGGGAACTGCCCAACACCATGGCAGCGGTTGGAATTGGAATCACTGTTGCGGCGGGGCTTTACGTTATCCTGCGTGAACAGTCAGTGGCCCGGCAGGCCGCAAAGAACCCTATCCCGCAATCGCCCGCATAA
- the rpiA gene encoding ribose-5-phosphate isomerase RpiA, which produces MTGELSPIDKAKFVAAKRAADMVEDGMRVGLGTGSTAAWLVRCLGEMVREQGLKFTAVPTSSRTAELAREMGIDVISLDEAKWLDLTIDGADEFDEDLNLIKGGGGALLQEKIVATASDQMVVIADAGKEVETLGAFPLPVEIIPFGWQTTQALIEETLVSMDVLGRSATLRMNGEAPFVTDEGNYILDLHLKRIGNVRQLAMVLNQIPGVVENGLFIDICDTVIIGYGDGTVETRDINEGTVEQDKLDFVETDNLFTDLAD; this is translated from the coding sequence ATGACCGGAGAGCTCTCTCCCATCGACAAGGCCAAGTTCGTTGCAGCCAAACGGGCGGCCGACATGGTTGAGGATGGTATGCGGGTCGGTCTTGGCACTGGCTCGACGGCGGCTTGGCTGGTGCGCTGTCTTGGCGAAATGGTGCGCGAGCAGGGCTTGAAATTCACCGCCGTTCCCACCTCGAGTCGCACTGCCGAGCTGGCGCGCGAGATGGGGATCGATGTGATTTCGCTGGACGAGGCGAAGTGGCTGGACCTCACCATCGACGGTGCGGATGAATTCGACGAGGATCTGAACCTGATCAAGGGCGGCGGCGGTGCTCTACTCCAGGAAAAGATCGTCGCCACGGCCTCTGATCAAATGGTCGTTATCGCCGATGCGGGCAAGGAAGTGGAAACCCTGGGCGCCTTTCCTCTGCCGGTTGAGATCATTCCCTTTGGCTGGCAGACGACGCAGGCGCTGATCGAGGAAACCCTTGTTTCCATGGATGTCCTGGGCCGCTCAGCGACCCTACGGATGAACGGGGAGGCTCCGTTTGTGACCGATGAGGGCAACTACATTCTGGACCTGCACCTCAAGCGGATCGGAAACGTGCGCCAGCTCGCCATGGTGCTGAACCAGATCCCGGGCGTGGTTGAAAACGGTCTATTTATCGATATCTGTGACACCGTCATCATCGGATATGGCGATGGCACGGTAGAAACGCGCGACATAAACGAGGGCACGGTCGAGCAGGACAAGCTGGATTTTGTCGAAACCGACAATCTGTTCACCGACCTTGCGGACTAG
- a CDS encoding thiamine diphosphokinase: MKKLIVDETGPVTLVGGGYMDADDLNEALSLAPTLVAADGGAVAALAQGHVPQAVIGDFDSLPGHTRSLLPQKVLHHVAEQDTTDFDKALRAIRAPVVLGAGFLGARIDHQLAAFHTLIQPGRSPCILIGAHELVFHVTRRITLPMQAEEVVSLFPMQEVTGRSGGLVWPIEGLKMCPASRIGTSNRAEGDMWVEADGPGLLGIVPRGYLADLMRAIAG, translated from the coding sequence ATGAAGAAGCTGATTGTTGACGAAACCGGGCCAGTTACACTGGTCGGCGGCGGCTATATGGACGCTGATGACCTGAACGAGGCGCTGAGCCTTGCGCCGACGCTGGTTGCGGCCGATGGCGGTGCTGTCGCGGCGCTGGCCCAAGGGCATGTTCCGCAGGCTGTTATCGGGGATTTTGATTCGCTGCCCGGGCATACACGTAGCCTTTTGCCTCAGAAGGTTCTGCATCATGTGGCAGAGCAGGATACGACGGATTTCGACAAGGCCTTGCGCGCTATTCGAGCCCCCGTTGTTCTCGGCGCAGGTTTCCTCGGCGCGCGGATAGACCATCAGCTGGCTGCCTTTCACACACTCATCCAGCCCGGTCGCAGTCCGTGCATCCTGATCGGCGCGCATGAGCTGGTGTTCCACGTCACACGGCGCATTACCCTGCCGATGCAGGCGGAGGAGGTCGTATCTCTTTTTCCTATGCAGGAGGTAACGGGGCGGTCCGGCGGCTTGGTCTGGCCAATCGAGGGGCTGAAGATGTGCCCGGCCAGCCGGATCGGAACGTCGAATCGAGCTGAAGGCGACATGTGGGTCGAGGCGGATGGGCCGGGCCTGCTGGGCATCGTGCCGCGCGGCTATCTAGCCGATCTTATGCGGGCGATTGCGGGATAG
- a CDS encoding L-serine ammonia-lyase → MFLSVFDMFKVGIGPSSSHTMGPMVAAARFLELMRASPFDFHGLRASLHGSLAFTGVGHATDRATILGLAGFVPDTYDDEKAEAALAAIHNTKSLAPEGLGELQFDPKTDLIFDYDHALPGHANGMILMATDAQGDVILRQVYYSVGGGFVLTEEELAAGKATDEGAPVPYPFKTAAEMLEMAKASGKSIAAMKRANEVSRCSAIDFQNGTARIWQVMNDCIDRGLERDGILPGGLSVRRRAKGIHEALLAERGMNLSAPHTINDWISVYAMAVNEENAAGGQVVTAPTNGAAGVLPAVLRYYLDHVPGASERNIEDFLLTAAAIGGLVKFNASISGAEAGCQAEVGSAAAMAAAGLCAVLGGSPEQVENAAEIALEHHLGMTCDPVKGLVQVPCIERNGLGAIKAVSAASLALRGDGQHFVPLDAAIETMRQTGADMNEKYKETSLGGLAVNVPNC, encoded by the coding sequence ATGTTCCTCTCCGTTTTCGATATGTTCAAAGTAGGCATCGGCCCGTCGTCCTCTCATACCATGGGACCGATGGTAGCCGCAGCACGGTTCCTCGAGTTGATGCGTGCATCGCCCTTTGACTTTCACGGGCTACGCGCCTCATTGCATGGCTCGCTCGCCTTTACCGGTGTGGGCCACGCAACCGACCGGGCAACGATTCTCGGCCTCGCCGGATTTGTCCCCGACACCTATGACGATGAAAAGGCAGAGGCCGCACTGGCGGCCATCCATAACACCAAATCGCTTGCACCCGAAGGCCTGGGAGAGCTGCAATTCGACCCAAAGACCGATCTTATCTTTGACTACGATCATGCTCTACCCGGCCATGCCAATGGCATGATACTGATGGCCACCGATGCGCAAGGGGACGTGATCCTGCGACAGGTCTATTACTCAGTTGGCGGGGGATTTGTCCTGACCGAAGAGGAACTCGCCGCGGGCAAGGCCACCGATGAGGGTGCCCCTGTTCCCTATCCTTTCAAGACCGCTGCCGAGATGCTGGAGATGGCAAAGGCAAGCGGCAAAAGCATCGCTGCCATGAAACGGGCCAACGAAGTATCGCGCTGCAGCGCCATCGATTTTCAGAACGGGACCGCCCGGATCTGGCAGGTGATGAATGACTGCATCGACCGCGGGCTTGAACGGGACGGCATCCTCCCCGGAGGGCTGAGCGTGCGGCGCCGGGCCAAGGGCATTCACGAGGCGCTTTTGGCAGAGCGTGGCATGAACTTGTCCGCCCCCCACACCATCAACGACTGGATCAGCGTCTACGCCATGGCCGTCAACGAGGAAAACGCCGCTGGCGGACAAGTGGTGACTGCCCCCACGAACGGGGCTGCCGGCGTTTTGCCTGCAGTTCTTCGCTATTATCTGGACCATGTCCCCGGCGCCTCCGAACGCAATATCGAGGACTTCCTGCTCACGGCCGCAGCCATCGGTGGCTTGGTGAAGTTCAACGCCTCGATCTCGGGCGCAGAGGCAGGCTGTCAGGCTGAGGTCGGCTCGGCCGCAGCAATGGCTGCCGCCGGCCTTTGCGCTGTTCTGGGCGGCAGCCCGGAGCAAGTGGAAAACGCCGCCGAAATCGCGCTTGAGCATCACCTCGGGATGACCTGCGATCCGGTCAAGGGTCTGGTCCAGGTCCCCTGCATTGAACGCAATGGGCTCGGTGCGATCAAGGCCGTCTCGGCCGCTTCTCTGGCGCTGCGCGGTGACGGCCAGCACTTCGTGCCGCTGGATGCCGCCATCGAAACCATGCGCCAGACTGGCGCCGACATGAACGAGAAATACAAAGAGACCTCGCTTGGCGGGTTGGCCGTGAACGTGCCGAATTGTTGA
- a CDS encoding glutathione S-transferase family protein encodes MTPSYRLHYAPDNASLIIRLALIELGQRFETVLVDRRGGALDGAAYRRLNPHGLIPVLETENGALFETGAILLWLSDRHGALAPGVDHPGRAWVLKWLFFVSNTLHADLRVLFYPHKYIGADPTHQDALYEGISSRLKTHLARIEAAAAESTGWLAAQNPSILDLYLACLMRWMALYPEGRKRNWFELADTPRLAEMLARLEERPSVVQAQQAEGLGMTPFTSPSPAQPPEGSAT; translated from the coding sequence ATGACGCCAAGCTATCGCCTGCACTACGCTCCTGATAACGCCTCGCTAATCATCCGCCTGGCGCTCATAGAGCTCGGGCAGCGCTTTGAGACCGTATTGGTCGACCGGCGCGGCGGTGCACTGGACGGCGCCGCCTATCGCCGTCTCAACCCGCACGGTCTGATCCCGGTTCTGGAAACCGAAAACGGCGCCCTTTTCGAGACCGGAGCGATCCTCCTGTGGCTTTCAGATCGGCACGGCGCCTTAGCGCCGGGTGTAGATCACCCGGGCCGGGCTTGGGTGCTGAAATGGCTATTTTTTGTGTCAAACACCCTGCATGCCGATCTGCGTGTCCTGTTCTATCCGCACAAATACATCGGAGCAGACCCGACCCATCAGGACGCCCTTTACGAAGGCATCTCAAGTCGGCTGAAAACGCATCTTGCCAGAATTGAGGCCGCGGCCGCCGAAAGCACGGGCTGGCTTGCAGCGCAAAATCCGTCGATCCTCGATCTCTACCTTGCCTGCCTGATGCGCTGGATGGCGCTTTATCCCGAAGGGCGCAAGCGCAACTGGTTTGAACTTGCCGACACACCACGCCTGGCCGAGATGCTTGCCCGCCTCGAAGAGCGGCCCTCCGTCGTCCAAGCCCAGCAAGCCGAAGGCCTCGGCATGACACCTTTCACCTCCCCCTCTCCCGCTCAACCTCCAGAAGGATCGGCCACCTGA